The Streptomyces sp. WZ-12 genome segment CCTCCACGTCGTACTCGGACAGCGTTTCCAGCCGGAACCCCGTCCGCTCGAAGGCATCGAAGAGCCGACCGAACTGTTCACCGCTGAGCACGGAAGTATCCCTCCAGGACCGCAGCGGGAATCCGTACGGCGGTTTCCCCTTCGGGTAGGTCAAGTTGGGCCAGTTCTTCCGGATCGCTGATTGCGTAGCCCTGAACCACGTAGTCGTTGGTGGTGGTCTTGGCCCACAAGGTCGGGCAGGTGCCGTTCTTGCAGTCTGGTGAACCGGACAGCTTCCGCAGCGGCTCGGTGGCCATGCATTCCCCTCAGAGTCGCCGGTGGACCTCCGTCACGGTTGATGTTCCGACGCCGGTATGGGCTGGTCAAGGAGTGTCCCTTTCCACAACGGGAAAGGTCGCGTGCGGGTAACTGCGGGGACATCACGTACGTTTCACGTTCACTGGCCGGGCTTTGAGCAGGACCTGTTCCTCCCGTGCCCCGGCGAGGAGCGCCTCGTGCATGCGCCGGGCCGCGCCGAGCCTGCGTCACGGTGCCCGCACGGCGAGCTCCAACAGCCCGAACGACCGGTTGCCGTCCTCGCGTTGGAGGTCGTCGGACACAGGGGTGGCGAGGTGGGCCCACCAGCCGGTGGTGGGACCGAGGGGGTAGCCGTACGCGATGCCGACGGGCTCGCCGTCGGCGGTGCGGGCGAGGGCGGCGCGGAACGTGGCCTTGCGCACCTGGGAGCGGAAGCGGCGGAAGGTCGCCTCGACGGAGTCGGGGGTCTCGTTGTAGGGCGGCTCGGCGAATGCTTCGGCGTAGACGAGCTGGAACGCGGGCTCGGCGTGTGCGGCGCTCGGGCCGTCCAACGTCAGTACCGTAAAGGCTACTTGAGAGGGCCCGGGGCCCTTGCTCTCGTCGTTCACACCACTCCCAGTCGAATGCCCAGCTCGACCAGCCGCCCGCGCTTCTGAGCGCGAAGCATCGTGCCCACGGTCTCGCGGACCCCGGCATGCATCCGGGTCGCCTGCGGGGCGAGGCGTTCGGCGTGGAGGAAAGCGTCCAGTGCCTGCTCGCGCTGCCCGTTGTAGAAGTGCGCGCGCCCTATGTCGATGTAGTGGTGCGAGCGTCGCTCGCGACTGTAGGTCTCCGGCAGCTTGACTTTCCTCGCCCGATCGACGGCCAGGCGCCCCTGCCCCAGCTCGACAGGGAGGCTCACGCCCCAGATCGCCACGTTCGTGGGGCCGAACTGGAGATGCCAATCGTCGCGGTCCCTACCGAGTTCGCCCGCTACCGCTTCCGCGCGGTGCCAATGGTGGTCGGCGGCGTTCTTTTCGGCCGCACGTGCGTGGTTCAGCGCGGCCTTCAGCTCGAACGCGCCACGGAGCGAGACTGCCTCGGGCGGCGGTGAAGACATGCGGGTGAGCGTCGTCAAGGCGTCATCGATGACGGCCCCCGCCTCGTCGTGCTCACCGATGTTCAGGAACTCGCCGGCGTCGTACCACTGGGAGGCCAGCACGCGCAGCGGATCGCCGGTGGCCTCGGCGGACCACAGGACGCGCTCCGTCGCGAGGGTGGCGTCCGAGACGTGACCCAGCTTGTAGAGGTACTGCATCGCGCACTCGTAGGCGGTGGTCAGCATCGAGAACACCATGCGGCGCGGGCTGCCTGTGGAGACCTCGGCCGCGACCTGGAGATCGCGCAGCAGGGCGGGCAGGATCTCGCCGGCGCTCGCCAACTTGGCTGCTTGCCGGTCGGCGTTGGCCGCCCGGACCCGCGCTCGTAGCTCGACAAGGTCCACGTTCGCGACCTCTTCCTCGGACGGGCGCGTAGGCCGCCCATGCCGGAGGACAGCGCGACGGACAGCGGCCACCCCGGCGACCGCTGCCTGCCCGGCGAGGTCGGACTGCGGCGGGGTGACGGGGCCTCCGGTGATCTCGGTGGGATGGCAGTCCAGGACGCGGCACAGGGAGAGGATCACCGCGGGTCGGTCCAGCGCTCTGCGTCCCTGCTCGAATGCCTTCACCGCCGAGAGGCTGTAACCGGACTCGGTGGCAAGACGCTGTTGAGTCCATCGGCGGCGCATGCGGATGCGCGCGAGCCGCTGGCCGTTGCCGTCGGCCTCTTGCATGTCAGGGAAGTGGGCCATGGCGGGCTCCGTTCTGACGTCGTCACTCAGAACGGTACGCCTAGGCAGCCCAGCATGCAGCGATCAGCCTTTCGCCGCCCAATCGGTTGATTGAGGGGCGGCCCAGGCGGCGCGAACTAACCGGCAGGCAAGGATGGTTATGGCACGCGCCGAGGGCTACGAACTGTGTCCCTTGGCGGTTGTCACGAGCCATACGGTCGGTCAGTACAAGGCGGCCACCCAAGACCCCCGCGGCCGACGCAACCGGCCCGGGGGCGTGGCCATCAACCACCAGGAGGTTGACGACATGCGCCAACATAGCGCTTGGCTCTTCGAGCCGCTGCTGCGGTTGTCACTGCCCGCGTCCGGGCGGCGCCGACGGGAGGCGGTCGCACGATGAGCGAGTCGCCGGAGCCCCGGTTGCTTCCGTGGGGGACGCCCGAGGGGAAGACCTGTTTCCTTCTGGGGGACGGGACGGGCTATGTCTCCCGGGTCGCGAACCGCATTGAGGCCGTTCAGCTCGACATGGCTGACAAGCTGGCCGCCCACGCGGACGGGATGCTCGGCGAGCCGAAGCTCTCGGAGCGTGAACTCCGCTCTCTGGCAGGCCATTTGACGCGCGCGCTGCGAGATGTCCGCCGGGTGGCGGTCAGTCGCGGTGCCCGGCTGGGCGAGCCGGGTGACGTCCCCGGCTAGGAACTCCCCCGACGGGGCCCAGCAGGGGCCCGGTCCGTCCTGCGGGGAGCGTCCCGGGCGCCTCCCCTGAAGGAAGCCGCACCGCGGAGGCGCGGTGTGGGAGCAACGGGGCCTGTCTTCCTCGAAGTGTCGGGGAAGGCAGGCCCCTTCATCGGCCCCTGTGTTGCTCGACGCGAGGTGGTCACCGCGGTCGAGGCGGCGTACGGATGGTGGGTTGGGCAAGGGCGGCCCGGCGTCGGGCGCTTCGGGCTGACCGTGGACCGAGAAGGGCAATGCCCGTGGTGGGTGCTCCGGACCTCTTGCCTGACGGGGTGTCAGCTATCACCATGACCGGACTCGGTCGCGGGACGGCGACTCGTCAGCGGGAGGGGTTCGGGTCATGGTGCAAGTGCTGCCGCCAGACAGGCTGTCGTACGGGATGCAACTGCCGGTGCAGGCGCAGAGCGTGGTGTTCGCGGAGGGGTGGGAGGCGGGGGCCGGGCCGGAGGACCTGGTGGCGGTGGCGCGGGCGGCGGATCGGGCCGGGTTCGCGTACGTGGCGTGCTGTGAGCACGTGGCGATCCCGCGGCGGCTGGCCGGGACGATGGGGACGGTCTGGTACGACCCGGTGGCGACGCTGTCGTATCTGGCGGCGGTGACGGAGCGGGTGCGGTTGCTCAGCCATGTGGCGGTGGTCGGGCTGAGGCATCCGCTGATCAGCGCGAAGCAGTACGCGACGGTGGACCGGTTGTCCGGGGGGC includes the following:
- a CDS encoding helix-turn-helix domain-containing protein, translating into MAHFPDMQEADGNGQRLARIRMRRRWTQQRLATESGYSLSAVKAFEQGRRALDRPAVILSLCRVLDCHPTEITGGPVTPPQSDLAGQAAVAGVAAVRRAVLRHGRPTRPSEEEVANVDLVELRARVRAANADRQAAKLASAGEILPALLRDLQVAAEVSTGSPRRMVFSMLTTAYECAMQYLYKLGHVSDATLATERVLWSAEATGDPLRVLASQWYDAGEFLNIGEHDEAGAVIDDALTTLTRMSSPPPEAVSLRGAFELKAALNHARAAEKNAADHHWHRAEAVAGELGRDRDDWHLQFGPTNVAIWGVSLPVELGQGRLAVDRARKVKLPETYSRERRSHHYIDIGRAHFYNGQREQALDAFLHAERLAPQATRMHAGVRETVGTMLRAQKRGRLVELGIRLGVV